In a genomic window of Streptomyces sp. NBC_01231:
- a CDS encoding phosphatase PAP2 family protein produces MLWTAAGVGTLGFLIVLEIAARGYGLPGPITTQAQEVIFPPKSGFLLYASMALMMVVLTWRQRFIAAGVAIGIDVAFLLVRWAVGASMTDGHPFGNGALWVILGYAVIAVTRRTGQERVLLLKGVGLGLLLVTGRKTGDAWLLITSKTRPVVLDQYVATADQALGNPSWLAGRIVTASGPIGTHVLDVVYTLLPVAAVAVTLYQMRNVAVERRFPGHHLVRTFLAIGLLGPGIYMIFPVVGPIFAYGADGGHWAVANLWPNTPPPIGTPFPMSFDGITPRNCMPSLHTAWATAIFIHSRQGPRILRFGGAFWLIATLGATLGFGYHYGADLVAGVVFTFTIEAALRAFDRGWDRSGIQLVTYGATVFAALLVAYRYLPAEMAEYPWVFGPLLILAMASVVQGYVRTTKQWDPETAPAQQPEPQLEPVV; encoded by the coding sequence ATGTTGTGGACCGCAGCGGGTGTGGGGACCCTCGGATTCCTCATCGTGCTGGAGATCGCCGCGCGCGGCTACGGGCTGCCGGGGCCGATCACCACGCAGGCGCAAGAGGTGATATTCCCGCCTAAATCGGGCTTCCTGTTGTACGCCAGCATGGCGTTGATGATGGTGGTCCTCACCTGGCGGCAACGGTTCATCGCGGCGGGTGTCGCGATCGGTATCGACGTCGCCTTCCTGCTGGTGCGGTGGGCGGTCGGCGCCAGCATGACCGACGGCCACCCCTTCGGAAACGGCGCGTTGTGGGTGATCCTGGGCTATGCGGTCATCGCTGTCACACGCCGCACCGGCCAGGAACGTGTCCTGCTGCTGAAGGGCGTCGGGCTGGGCCTGCTGCTGGTGACCGGCCGTAAGACGGGCGATGCCTGGCTGCTCATCACGTCGAAGACCCGCCCGGTGGTGCTCGACCAGTACGTCGCGACCGCCGATCAGGCGCTGGGCAACCCGTCATGGCTGGCAGGCCGGATCGTCACGGCCTCCGGTCCGATAGGCACCCATGTTCTCGACGTCGTCTACACACTGCTTCCGGTGGCCGCGGTCGCCGTCACGCTGTACCAAATGCGCAATGTGGCGGTCGAGCGCCGCTTCCCGGGGCATCATCTGGTGCGCACCTTTCTGGCCATCGGCCTCCTCGGGCCGGGCATCTACATGATCTTCCCGGTGGTCGGGCCGATCTTCGCCTACGGCGCCGACGGCGGGCACTGGGCGGTGGCCAACCTGTGGCCGAACACGCCGCCGCCGATCGGTACCCCGTTCCCGATGTCATTCGACGGGATAACGCCACGCAACTGCATGCCCAGCCTGCACACCGCGTGGGCTACCGCGATCTTCATTCATTCCCGCCAGGGCCCACGGATTCTGCGATTCGGAGGAGCGTTCTGGCTGATTGCCACGCTCGGCGCAACGCTGGGATTCGGCTACCACTACGGCGCGGATCTCGTTGCCGGCGTGGTGTTCACCTTCACGATCGAGGCAGCGCTGCGCGCGTTCGATCGCGGCTGGGACCGGTCAGGAATCCAGCTGGTCACCTACGGTGCGACGGTCTTCGCCGCACTCCTGGTGGCATATCGCTATCTTCCGGCGGAGATGGCCGAGTATCCGTGGGTGTTCGGGCCGCTCCTCATTCTGGCGATGGCCTCAGTGGTCCAGGGCTATGTGCGGACCACCAAACAGTGGGATCCGGAGACCGCACCAGCGCAGCAACCGGAACCACAACTCGAACCAGTTGTCTGA
- a CDS encoding MFS transporter: protein MPSGLVALALGGFGIGLTEFLIAGLLPQVASSFAVSEAAAGWLISGYALSVAIGAIALTAATARLPRKGVLVGLVALFVIGNLLSAVAPNYQVMLLGRIVAALCHGSFFGIGSLVARSLVAPEKKSRAVALMFAGLTVANVLGVPFGALVGERWGWRAAFWAVTAIGVLALAGIAALVPSGAGEARASVETGHSESMPPTSLRAQFRAFRSWQVWLTLAATALSYGGMFGAFSYIAYTFTEVGGFAPSDVAWLLMVYGVGLVVGNLVGGRAADQDRDRALILALLGLTVTLTVFGLLAGSATASVILVFLMGLFGFAGVPGMITRVTDVAHGAALAASANVSASNVGNALGAWLGGLAITAGLGYTAPLFVGAGIVLVSVIVMAVAARQARSLASAD, encoded by the coding sequence ATGCCGAGTGGACTTGTCGCGCTGGCACTCGGAGGTTTCGGCATCGGTCTGACCGAGTTCCTGATCGCCGGGCTGCTGCCACAGGTGGCGTCGAGTTTCGCGGTGTCCGAGGCGGCGGCGGGGTGGCTGATCTCCGGGTACGCGTTGAGCGTCGCGATCGGCGCGATCGCGCTGACCGCGGCGACGGCACGGCTGCCACGCAAGGGGGTTCTGGTCGGCCTGGTGGCGTTGTTCGTCATCGGCAACCTGTTGTCCGCCGTCGCGCCGAACTATCAGGTGATGCTGCTCGGGCGGATCGTCGCCGCGTTGTGCCACGGTTCGTTCTTCGGAATCGGCTCGCTGGTCGCGCGCAGTCTGGTCGCGCCGGAGAAGAAGTCCCGTGCGGTGGCGCTCATGTTCGCCGGGCTGACGGTCGCGAACGTGCTGGGCGTGCCGTTCGGCGCGCTGGTCGGTGAGCGCTGGGGCTGGAGGGCGGCCTTCTGGGCGGTCACCGCAATCGGCGTGCTGGCGCTGGCGGGTATTGCCGCCCTCGTTCCGAGCGGCGCGGGAGAGGCACGGGCGTCGGTGGAGACGGGCCACTCGGAGTCGATGCCGCCCACCAGCTTGCGGGCCCAGTTCCGTGCGTTCCGTTCCTGGCAGGTCTGGCTGACCCTCGCAGCCACCGCACTGAGCTACGGCGGGATGTTCGGTGCGTTCAGCTACATCGCCTACACGTTCACCGAGGTCGGTGGCTTCGCCCCGTCGGATGTCGCCTGGCTGCTGATGGTGTACGGCGTCGGCCTGGTCGTCGGGAACCTCGTCGGCGGGCGAGCCGCCGACCAGGACCGTGACCGCGCCCTGATCCTCGCTCTGCTCGGACTCACCGTCACCCTGACCGTGTTCGGCCTGCTGGCCGGCAGCGCAACCGCGTCGGTGATCCTGGTGTTTTTGATGGGACTGTTCGGGTTCGCCGGCGTGCCCGGCATGATCACTCGCGTCACCGACGTCGCCCACGGGGCGGCACTTGCCGCCAGCGCCAATGTGTCCGCGTCCAACGTCGGCAACGCCTTGGGCGCCTGGCTCGGGGGCCTGGCCATCACCGCGGGCCTCGGGTACACCGCGCCGCTCTTCGTGGGCGCCGGCATCGTCCTGGTCTCCGTCATCGTCATGGCCGTCGCCGCACGCCAGGCCAGGTCACTCGCGTCAGCGGACTGA
- a CDS encoding aminoglycoside phosphotransferase family protein has translation MVSIPPDGRAGIDAALVKRLIAAQFPQWTGLAVTPVEVDGWDNRTYRLGDDMTVRLPTAAGYVPAVGKECEWLPRLAASLPVAIPTILAQGAPGEGYPFPWSVRGWLKGQTSSPERIADLTRFAIAVADFVLALQRCDVVGGPAAGEHSWYRGASPAHYDDETRRCLAVLDGRVDTRRASEVWDAALAAEWHGAPVWFHGDIAGGNLLVMDGKLTAVIDFGTSGVGDPACDLVIAWTMFSGASREAFRNTVGQDDGMWARARGWALWKALLVLSECIDTDEALAASSRPVLDEVLADHERFA, from the coding sequence ATGGTCTCCATACCCCCCGACGGCCGCGCGGGCATCGACGCCGCGCTGGTCAAAAGACTGATCGCCGCTCAGTTCCCGCAGTGGACCGGCTTAGCCGTGACCCCGGTGGAAGTCGACGGCTGGGACAACCGCACATATCGTCTTGGTGACGACATGACGGTCCGGCTGCCCACCGCGGCCGGCTACGTCCCCGCGGTCGGCAAGGAGTGCGAGTGGCTGCCTCGCCTGGCAGCATCGCTGCCCGTGGCCATCCCCACGATCCTCGCCCAGGGAGCACCGGGCGAGGGATACCCCTTCCCCTGGTCCGTGCGCGGCTGGCTCAAGGGCCAGACCTCCTCTCCCGAACGCATCGCCGACCTGACCCGGTTCGCGATCGCCGTCGCGGACTTCGTGCTGGCCCTCCAGCGCTGCGACGTCGTCGGCGGACCTGCCGCCGGGGAACACAGCTGGTACCGGGGAGCGTCGCCGGCCCACTACGACGACGAGACCCGCCGTTGCCTCGCCGTTCTCGACGGCCGAGTCGACACGCGGCGGGCCTCCGAGGTCTGGGACGCCGCCCTCGCCGCCGAATGGCACGGAGCGCCCGTGTGGTTCCACGGGGACATCGCCGGCGGCAACCTGCTGGTCATGGACGGCAAGCTGACGGCCGTCATCGACTTCGGCACCTCAGGTGTCGGTGATCCGGCCTGTGATCTGGTGATCGCCTGGACCATGTTCTCCGGCGCCAGCAGGGAAGCGTTCCGGAACACGGTCGGCCAGGACGACGGTATGTGGGCACGGGCCAGGGGCTGGGCCCTGTGGAAGGCGCTGTTGGTCCTGTCCGAGTGCATCGACACCGACGAGGCACTCGCCGCCTCTTCCCGGCCCGTGCTCGACGAGGTCCTCGCTGATCACGAACGCTTCGCTTAG
- a CDS encoding SpoIIE family protein phosphatase, with the protein MVRSDGDPMALGRAADGMGPARFRERFLQGEAVEKGVRTSILGSWQRCRSLGLSPDQSDLPFREDFDPDGRIVRAAEPVLDRLQSMLSGSEINISLADASGTVLLRRFGQVSLASSLPAIQRVPGFVFAERFAGTNGIGLALAERQLIRVYGAEHFAERSQANACVALPVRDPLSARIEGVLCFGYPRSAETPALGALIRRAADAVERRLLGQSSARERALLRAYLTTGAEAAGGPHRGVAVDEPALDLLPRDRAILMEKAAELISRAQLAAVDVPLPGGRRATLMSRPMTSASGVEGVAIEAVFPGTAPGVPPDLSHRADELQGFLAAPDGVAAVSRLAPLPVTSLSTHLPEARATHRPEAAPGQAATGGSGVTGGNGVTADGAWGAHPEPLLGARGLVLVGEPHVGAYALAARRRLELLSEASVRVGTTLDVRRTAEELAETAVPRLADFVTIDLPEAVLRGEEAADPLGDLRRAVVQGIRDDLPFTPVGKRTDFGPTTPQGRSLTSGQAVLEPDLKAAVGWLAQDPEHTDRLLAHVHSLIAVPLVARGVVLGVASFYRAQDPAPLGDDDLSLALELAARAALSIDNARRYTHERTMVLALQRRLLPHRLPDQDAVEVAHRYLPAEADVGGDWYDVIPLSGSRIGLFVGDVVGHGMLSAATMGRLRTAARSFAELDFPPDEVLIHLDNLVGRLDREDPDGEGAGIIGATCLYAIYDPTSQRCVMARAGHPPPALVCPDGTVSYPDLPAGPPLGLGGLPFDAVEIDLPEDSQLVLYTDGLIEDRHRDVDVVLEQLRAVLAHHPERAPEETCQAILDAVAPAHPCDDIALLVARTHALDPRRIAAWDLPADPAFVGEVRASALRQLADWGLDETAFAAELILSELVTNAVRHGSGPIRVRLLYDRTLICEVSDTSNTAPHLRRAASTDEGGRGLFLVAQLSQTWGTRYLSEGKVIWAECGLDDR; encoded by the coding sequence GTGGTTCGGTCCGACGGGGACCCGATGGCGCTGGGGCGTGCTGCGGACGGCATGGGGCCCGCCCGTTTTCGTGAGCGGTTTTTGCAGGGTGAGGCGGTTGAGAAGGGCGTACGGACATCGATCCTGGGATCCTGGCAGCGCTGCCGGTCCCTGGGCCTGTCTCCGGACCAGTCCGACCTTCCCTTCCGGGAGGACTTCGATCCGGACGGCCGGATCGTGCGCGCGGCCGAGCCGGTGCTCGACCGGCTGCAGTCCATGCTCTCCGGAAGCGAGATCAACATCTCCCTCGCCGATGCGAGCGGGACGGTCCTCCTGCGCCGTTTCGGCCAGGTGTCGCTGGCCAGTAGCCTGCCGGCGATCCAGCGAGTACCGGGCTTCGTGTTCGCCGAGCGGTTCGCCGGCACCAACGGCATCGGTCTCGCCCTCGCGGAGCGGCAACTCATCCGGGTCTACGGTGCCGAGCACTTCGCGGAGCGTTCCCAGGCGAACGCCTGCGTGGCGCTTCCCGTCCGCGACCCGCTCAGCGCGCGTATCGAGGGCGTCCTGTGCTTCGGATATCCGCGCAGTGCCGAGACCCCCGCGCTGGGCGCTCTGATACGCAGAGCGGCGGACGCCGTGGAGCGGCGGCTGCTGGGACAGAGTTCCGCGCGTGAGCGCGCTCTGCTGCGGGCGTACCTGACCACCGGAGCCGAAGCCGCCGGCGGCCCGCACCGTGGTGTCGCGGTGGATGAACCGGCCCTTGATCTGCTTCCCCGGGACCGGGCGATCCTCATGGAGAAGGCCGCCGAGCTGATCTCCCGCGCGCAGCTGGCCGCCGTCGACGTGCCCCTGCCCGGCGGTCGGCGGGCCACACTCATGAGCCGTCCGATGACGAGCGCCTCCGGGGTGGAGGGTGTCGCGATCGAGGCTGTTTTCCCCGGCACCGCGCCCGGAGTACCCCCGGACCTCTCGCATCGGGCCGATGAGCTGCAGGGCTTCCTCGCCGCACCTGACGGCGTCGCGGCCGTCTCACGGCTCGCGCCGCTGCCCGTCACCTCGCTGTCCACCCACCTTCCCGAAGCGCGGGCCACGCACCGTCCCGAAGCCGCTCCCGGTCAGGCCGCCACGGGTGGCAGCGGCGTCACGGGCGGCAACGGCGTCACGGCCGACGGCGCCTGGGGCGCTCACCCCGAACCGCTGCTCGGGGCCAGAGGGCTCGTACTGGTGGGGGAGCCGCACGTGGGGGCGTACGCCCTGGCCGCGCGACGCCGCCTGGAGTTGCTGTCCGAGGCCAGCGTCCGCGTAGGCACCACCCTGGACGTGCGCCGTACCGCCGAAGAACTCGCCGAGACGGCCGTCCCGCGACTGGCCGACTTCGTCACCATCGACCTGCCCGAGGCCGTGCTGCGCGGGGAGGAAGCCGCCGACCCCCTCGGCGACCTGCGCCGCGCGGTGGTCCAAGGCATCCGCGACGATCTCCCCTTCACTCCGGTCGGCAAGCGGACCGACTTCGGCCCGACCACGCCCCAGGGGCGGAGTCTGACCAGCGGACAGGCGGTGCTGGAGCCTGACCTCAAGGCAGCCGTGGGCTGGCTCGCCCAGGACCCCGAGCACACCGACCGGCTGCTCGCCCACGTCCACTCCCTCATCGCCGTGCCCCTTGTCGCCCGTGGTGTCGTCCTGGGCGTCGCCAGCTTCTACCGCGCCCAGGACCCCGCCCCCCTCGGGGACGACGACCTCTCGCTGGCCCTGGAACTCGCCGCCCGCGCCGCCCTGTCCATCGACAACGCCCGGCGCTACACGCATGAGCGCACCATGGTCCTGGCCCTGCAGCGCAGGCTGCTCCCGCACCGGCTGCCCGATCAGGACGCCGTCGAGGTCGCCCATCGCTATCTGCCCGCCGAAGCCGACGTGGGCGGAGACTGGTACGACGTCATCCCCCTCTCCGGCAGCCGCATCGGCCTCTTCGTCGGCGACGTCGTCGGCCACGGCATGCTCTCCGCCGCCACCATGGGCCGGCTGCGTACCGCCGCACGCAGCTTCGCCGAACTCGACTTCCCTCCGGACGAGGTCCTCATCCACCTCGACAACCTCGTGGGGCGTCTGGACCGGGAGGACCCCGACGGCGAGGGCGCCGGCATCATCGGGGCGACCTGCCTGTACGCCATCTACGACCCGACCTCGCAGCGGTGCGTCATGGCGCGCGCCGGTCATCCTCCGCCCGCGCTGGTCTGCCCGGACGGCACCGTCTCGTATCCCGACCTGCCGGCCGGACCCCCTCTCGGCCTCGGGGGGCTGCCCTTCGACGCCGTCGAGATCGACCTCCCCGAGGACAGCCAGCTGGTCCTCTACACCGACGGACTCATCGAGGACCGGCACCGCGACGTCGACGTGGTCCTCGAACAGCTGCGCGCGGTCCTGGCCCATCATCCGGAGCGCGCGCCCGAGGAGACCTGTCAGGCGATCCTGGACGCCGTGGCACCCGCCCACCCGTGCGACGACATCGCCCTGCTCGTCGCCCGCACCCACGCCCTGGACCCTCGTCGTATCGCCGCCTGGGACCTGCCCGCCGACCCGGCCTTCGTCGGCGAAGTCCGTGCGTCCGCCCTGCGGCAACTGGCCGACTGGGGACTCGACGAGACCGCGTTCGCCGCCGAACTGATACTGAGTGAGCTGGTCACCAACGCCGTCCGCCACGGCAGCGGGCCCATCCGGGTACGACTGCTCTACGACCGCACCCTGATCTGCGAGGTCTCCGACACCAGCAACACCGCCCCGCACCTGCGTCGGGCGGCCTCCACCGACGAGGGCGGACGCGGCTTGTTCCTCGTCGCGCAGCTGTCGCAGACCTGGGGTACTCGCTACCTCTCGGAGGGCAAGGTCATCTGGGCGGAATGCGGACTCGACGACAGGTGA
- a CDS encoding sugar ABC transporter ATP-binding protein — protein sequence MSVHDAPDPSAKATAPFEADPLVRIRGLAKRFGGTLALAGVDLDIHAGSVLALLGPNGAGKSTLIKVLAGVHHADAGQITVDGNPLGTPAASRGMSFIHQDLGLVEWMTVAENIALSAGYPRRAGLISWRRTRERCTDALRLVAGHLDPDAPLARLAPAERSLVAIARALAARAKLIVLDEPTARLPSADCARLFRVLHTLRDEGHAILYVSHRLDEVYEVADTFAVLRDGLLVSHGSLAGHSPARLVHDIVGEALTGHRPAAAPVAGAAVLALSDVRAPGTGPVSLELRAGEALGLVGLSGAGHRELGRAVAGMGPLLGGRALLGGRPYRPRTVADAVGLGVGLVPGDRLREGCLAELTVRENLLANRRVGGRPAPRWISPRRERSEAATLIERFAVRPRDTEAPIAVLSGGNQQKVMIGRWLRAGLRLLILEEPTASVDIGAKAAIHRLLDQALAEGLAVLLVSTDFEEIAGVCRRTLVFVRGSVTAELSGAALTVAELTRAASAMPPSGTGTAS from the coding sequence ATGTCCGTGCACGACGCTCCCGACCCGTCCGCGAAGGCGACGGCGCCCTTCGAGGCGGACCCCCTGGTCCGCATCCGTGGGCTCGCCAAGCGGTTCGGCGGGACCCTCGCGTTGGCCGGGGTCGACCTCGACATCCACGCCGGCAGCGTCCTCGCCCTCCTCGGACCCAACGGCGCCGGCAAGTCCACGCTCATCAAGGTGCTGGCCGGCGTCCACCACGCCGACGCGGGACAGATCACGGTGGACGGAAACCCGCTCGGCACTCCTGCCGCCTCCCGCGGCATGTCGTTCATCCATCAGGACCTCGGTCTCGTGGAGTGGATGACGGTCGCCGAGAACATCGCCCTGAGCGCGGGCTATCCACGGCGCGCCGGACTGATTTCCTGGCGGCGGACCCGCGAGCGCTGCACGGACGCCCTGCGGCTCGTCGCCGGACATCTCGACCCCGACGCGCCGCTCGCCCGACTCGCCCCGGCCGAGCGTTCGCTGGTCGCGATCGCCAGGGCCCTCGCGGCGCGCGCGAAACTCATCGTCCTCGACGAGCCGACCGCCCGTCTCCCGTCAGCGGACTGCGCACGGCTGTTCCGCGTCCTGCACACCCTGCGCGACGAGGGGCACGCCATCCTCTACGTGAGCCACCGCCTGGACGAGGTGTACGAGGTCGCCGACACCTTCGCCGTGCTGCGGGACGGCCTTCTGGTCAGCCACGGCTCGCTGGCCGGCCACAGCCCCGCCCGTCTGGTGCACGACATCGTCGGCGAGGCACTGACAGGCCACCGGCCAGCCGCGGCTCCGGTCGCCGGCGCGGCCGTACTGGCCCTCTCCGACGTAAGGGCCCCCGGCACCGGACCGGTCAGCCTGGAGCTGAGGGCCGGTGAAGCCCTGGGCCTGGTCGGCCTGTCGGGCGCCGGGCACCGGGAACTGGGCCGGGCCGTCGCCGGTATGGGGCCCCTCCTCGGCGGGCGCGCCCTTCTCGGCGGCCGGCCGTACCGACCCCGCACGGTCGCCGACGCCGTGGGTCTCGGGGTCGGCCTCGTACCCGGCGACAGACTGCGGGAGGGCTGCCTCGCCGAGCTGACCGTACGGGAGAACCTCCTGGCCAATCGTCGCGTGGGAGGCCGGCCGGCGCCGCGCTGGATCAGCCCTCGCCGCGAACGCTCCGAGGCCGCCACGCTGATCGAACGGTTCGCGGTGCGCCCCCGCGACACCGAGGCGCCCATCGCCGTCCTGTCCGGCGGAAACCAGCAGAAGGTCATGATCGGCCGATGGCTCAGGGCGGGCCTGCGTCTGCTGATCCTCGAGGAACCGACCGCGAGCGTGGACATCGGCGCCAAGGCCGCGATCCACCGCCTGCTCGACCAGGCGCTGGCCGAAGGACTCGCGGTCCTGCTCGTCTCCACCGACTTCGAGGAGATCGCGGGGGTGTGCCGACGCACCCTGGTCTTCGTCCGCGGATCCGTGACGGCCGAGTTGAGCGGCGCGGCCCTCACGGTCGCCGAGCTCACCCGGGCGGCTTCGGCCATGCCCCCCTCCGGAACCGGAACGGCCTCGTGA
- a CDS encoding ABC transporter permease, translating to MGRVGRLRGPGGHLIGAYGLLALTALLVLTFSLALPRTFPTLDTVDSILSNQSIPAVLALAAMVPIVTGAFDLSIGYGLGLAHVMVMQLVVNSGWPWPLACLAVIVGGAVVGVLNGVIVVFGRIDSFIATLGTGSMLYAVTGWVTDGGRIVPGPQGLPAAFTDLYDSTFLGLPVPAFYVLALALVLWLVLERLPLGRNLYVVGSNPRAADLVGIPTRTYTIYAFTASGLIVGFAGVLLASQQQIGNPSVGLDYLLPAFAGALLGSTAIRPGRPNALGTVVAVAVLAVGLTGIGQLGADFWTVPLFYGGTLLIAVGLAGYAARRRLRSGAAAARDAPAEPPRPPSPRRQDGGTTGTTP from the coding sequence GTGGGCAGAGTGGGGCGACTGCGTGGTCCCGGGGGGCACCTCATCGGCGCGTACGGCCTCCTGGCCCTCACCGCTCTGCTCGTCCTGACCTTCTCCCTCGCCCTGCCGCGCACCTTCCCCACGCTGGACACCGTCGACTCGATCCTGTCCAACCAGTCGATCCCGGCCGTCCTCGCACTCGCCGCCATGGTTCCCATCGTGACCGGCGCGTTCGACCTCTCCATCGGCTACGGCCTCGGCCTGGCACACGTCATGGTGATGCAACTCGTCGTCAACAGCGGCTGGCCCTGGCCGCTCGCCTGCCTCGCGGTGATCGTGGGAGGGGCGGTCGTCGGCGTCCTCAACGGTGTCATCGTCGTGTTCGGCCGGATCGACTCCTTCATCGCCACCCTCGGGACCGGCAGCATGCTGTACGCCGTGACCGGCTGGGTCACCGACGGCGGCCGGATCGTCCCCGGCCCGCAAGGCCTCCCGGCGGCCTTCACCGACCTCTACGACTCCACGTTCCTCGGCCTGCCGGTCCCCGCCTTCTACGTGCTCGCCCTCGCACTCGTTCTCTGGCTCGTGCTGGAACGGCTGCCGCTGGGCCGAAACCTGTACGTCGTCGGCTCGAACCCCCGCGCGGCCGACCTCGTCGGCATCCCGACCCGCACGTACACGATCTACGCGTTCACCGCCTCCGGGCTGATCGTCGGCTTCGCCGGTGTGCTGCTCGCGTCCCAGCAGCAGATCGGCAATCCGAGCGTCGGCCTCGACTACCTGCTGCCGGCCTTCGCCGGTGCCCTTCTCGGCTCCACGGCGATCAGACCCGGCCGGCCCAACGCCCTCGGCACCGTCGTGGCCGTCGCCGTCCTCGCCGTCGGCCTCACCGGCATCGGTCAGCTGGGCGCCGACTTCTGGACGGTCCCGCTGTTCTACGGAGGCACCCTGCTCATCGCCGTCGGCCTGGCCGGATACGCCGCCCGCCGACGACTGCGCAGCGGTGCCGCCGCGGCCCGCGACGCGCCCGCCGAGCCGCCGCGGCCGCCGTCCCCCCGGAGGCAGGACGGCGGCACGACAGGCACCACTCCCTGA
- a CDS encoding substrate-binding domain-containing protein, with the protein MHGNRKLVPGVVKVRPAACALLVTATVLIGCERGSSGGAGDPPTGPNGCPAVHSRAEVAVARAEETDVSWDGPTSGPAAVSDQTLVYVAQTMTNPGVAGAAKGVREAARVIGWNVRVIDGGGTPAGIQSAMSEAVSLKPSGIVIGGFDPDSTSRQVSQANAQNIPIIGWHAVAAPGPSRRPELFTNVTTRVEEVAGISAQWIISDSNGRAGVVLITDASIPFARNKSELIRKELATCPGVKLLAYENIPIPDASARTPREISSLLSRFQSRWTHSVAINDLYFADAAPAFRAAGENGSGPPFNIGAGDGDPSAFQRINSRQYQAATVPEPLSQQGWQIVDEFNRAFSGRPASGYAAPVHIATADNSDGATTWDPSGYREAYRKIWGR; encoded by the coding sequence GTGCACGGCAACCGCAAGCTTGTCCCCGGCGTCGTCAAGGTTCGCCCCGCCGCCTGCGCCCTGCTGGTGACGGCAACGGTCCTCATCGGCTGCGAACGCGGCTCCTCGGGTGGCGCGGGGGATCCCCCCACGGGCCCGAACGGCTGCCCCGCTGTCCACAGCAGGGCCGAGGTCGCGGTCGCCCGGGCGGAGGAGACCGACGTTTCCTGGGACGGGCCGACCAGCGGCCCCGCGGCGGTGTCCGACCAGACCCTCGTCTACGTCGCCCAGACCATGACCAATCCCGGAGTCGCGGGCGCCGCGAAAGGGGTGCGGGAGGCCGCGCGGGTCATCGGATGGAACGTCCGGGTGATCGACGGCGGAGGCACCCCCGCCGGCATTCAGTCGGCCATGAGCGAGGCCGTGTCGCTGAAGCCCTCGGGCATCGTCATCGGCGGCTTCGACCCCGACTCGACGTCGCGGCAGGTCTCGCAGGCCAACGCGCAGAACATCCCGATCATCGGCTGGCACGCGGTCGCCGCTCCCGGCCCCAGCCGGCGACCCGAGCTCTTCACCAACGTCACCACCCGCGTCGAGGAGGTGGCCGGCATCAGCGCACAGTGGATCATCTCGGACTCCAACGGCCGCGCCGGGGTCGTGCTCATCACCGACGCCTCGATCCCTTTCGCCAGAAACAAGTCCGAGCTGATCAGGAAGGAGCTCGCCACCTGTCCGGGCGTGAAACTGCTCGCGTACGAGAACATCCCGATCCCGGATGCGAGCGCCCGCACCCCGCGGGAGATCTCCTCCCTCCTCTCCCGGTTCCAGAGCAGGTGGACCCACTCCGTCGCCATCAACGACCTGTACTTCGCCGACGCCGCCCCCGCCTTCCGCGCGGCAGGCGAGAACGGCTCAGGCCCGCCCTTCAACATCGGAGCCGGCGACGGGGACCCCTCGGCCTTCCAGCGCATCAACAGCAGGCAGTACCAGGCCGCCACCGTGCCCGAGCCGCTGTCCCAGCAGGGCTGGCAGATCGTCGACGAGTTCAACCGCGCCTTCTCCGGCCGTCCCGCCAGCGGATACGCGGCCCCTGTCCACATCGCCACGGCCGACAACAGCGACGGCGCCACGACGTGGGACCCGTCGGGTTACCGGGAGGCGTACCGGAAGATCTGGGGCAGGTGA
- a CDS encoding class II glutamine amidotransferase, with amino-acid sequence MCRWLAYSGTPILLDTILYRPAHSLIDQSLHSRMGVETTNGDGFGVGWYSPDIDSPAVVRDTGPAWSNRNLREIADHVRSPLFFAHIRASTGTAVQQTNSHPFRHGRWMWMHNGAIADFHLVHRDLALSVDPTLFAGIEGSTDSELMFLLALTFGLEDDPPGAVARMAGLVERTGHEHGVEFPLQMTVAVSDGQGVWIFRYSSQGTSRSLYASTEVHTLRALHPDLEFLRGISDETRLIVSEPLGDLPGAWSEVPESTCTVVQPGADERLPFAPLPV; translated from the coding sequence ATGTGCCGGTGGCTCGCCTACTCAGGAACGCCCATTCTGCTCGACACCATCCTCTACAGACCGGCTCACTCTCTGATCGACCAGAGCCTGCACTCCCGGATGGGCGTCGAGACCACCAACGGCGACGGGTTCGGCGTCGGCTGGTATTCACCGGACATCGACTCCCCCGCGGTCGTCCGCGACACCGGTCCGGCTTGGAGCAATCGCAATCTGCGGGAGATCGCCGACCACGTCCGCTCTCCGCTGTTCTTCGCGCACATCCGAGCCTCGACCGGTACCGCGGTGCAGCAGACCAACAGTCACCCGTTTCGTCACGGCCGCTGGATGTGGATGCACAACGGTGCGATCGCCGACTTCCACCTGGTCCATCGAGACCTCGCGTTGTCCGTCGACCCGACGCTCTTCGCCGGCATCGAGGGATCGACGGACTCCGAGTTGATGTTCTTGCTGGCTCTCACCTTCGGCCTGGAGGACGACCCCCCGGGCGCCGTCGCGCGGATGGCGGGCCTGGTGGAACGGACCGGTCACGAGCACGGGGTGGAGTTCCCGTTGCAGATGACGGTCGCCGTGTCCGACGGACAGGGAGTGTGGATCTTCCGCTACTCCAGCCAGGGAACGTCACGCTCGCTGTACGCCAGCACCGAGGTGCACACGTTGCGAGCACTCCACCCCGACCTGGAGTTCCTGCGGGGTATCTCGGACGAGACCCGCCTCATCGTGTCCGAGCCGTTGGGCGATCTGCCCGGCGCCTGGAGTGAGGTCCCCGAGAGCACATGCACCGTCGTGCAGCCCGGAGCGGACGAACGCCTCCCCTTCGCCCCGCTGCCTGTCTAG